In Desulfosediminicola ganghwensis, a single window of DNA contains:
- a CDS encoding NADH:ubiquinone oxidoreductase: MKPTLFWLQGAGCGGDTVALLNAESPDIIETQDALRFEILHHPFFSDRNADSSVIIDQISSGQIKLDVFCLEGAITLGPEGTGMFQTVQGRPKHEIIRILASNARLVFAIGTCASYGGISHACDPDAIGLQFTGDQAGGFLGKDFRSLDGFPVINLPGCPVHPTVLIGAVSGYLHANDLPLNEFQAPLEYYSMLVHQGCTRNEYHEFRVEETDFGQTGCLFYHLGCHGPLAHGPCNKLLWNNRNCKTRNGVPCFGCTQPTFPKPEPFFQTPNIAGLPINLPDGVDRPHYLAYKGMAAAAAPERLKQRKSRV; the protein is encoded by the coding sequence GTGAAGCCCACTCTATTCTGGTTACAAGGTGCAGGCTGTGGCGGGGACACTGTGGCCCTGCTCAACGCCGAATCGCCTGACATTATCGAAACTCAGGATGCCCTGCGCTTCGAAATACTCCACCATCCTTTCTTCTCCGACAGAAATGCAGATTCATCTGTAATTATTGACCAAATATCGTCAGGGCAAATCAAGTTAGACGTTTTTTGCCTGGAAGGTGCAATCACACTCGGGCCTGAAGGAACCGGCATGTTTCAGACGGTCCAGGGTCGGCCGAAGCACGAGATCATTCGCATCCTCGCCTCCAATGCACGACTTGTCTTTGCCATCGGCACCTGTGCATCTTACGGAGGAATCAGCCACGCCTGTGATCCCGACGCCATCGGCCTGCAGTTTACAGGTGACCAGGCAGGAGGATTTCTCGGCAAAGATTTCAGGAGCTTAGACGGATTCCCTGTTATCAACCTGCCTGGCTGCCCCGTGCACCCCACAGTACTGATAGGTGCCGTCAGCGGTTATCTCCATGCCAACGACTTGCCTTTAAACGAATTCCAGGCTCCTCTCGAGTACTATTCCATGCTGGTCCATCAGGGATGCACCAGAAACGAGTACCATGAATTTCGAGTTGAAGAGACCGACTTTGGTCAAACGGGCTGCCTGTTTTATCATCTCGGCTGTCATGGCCCACTCGCCCACGGCCCCTGCAATAAACTGCTCTGGAACAACCGTAACTGCAAAACCAGAAACGGTGTACCATGTTTTGGCTGCACTCAGCCTACTTTTCCAAAACCTGAGCCATTTTTCCAGACACCTAACATTGCAGGCTTGCCTATAAATCTTCCAGATGGCGTAGACAGGCCACACTACCTTGCCTACAAAGGTATGGCAGCCGCCGCTGCACCCGAAAGATTGAAACAAAGAAAGTCGAGGGTCTGA